The following proteins are encoded in a genomic region of Thiomonas sp. X19:
- a CDS encoding proton-conducting transporter membrane subunit encodes MIWNVLYAIWAVTALAAVGSWVSRHSRLAEALNLAAAIIDLILVIVLLIATPDTAVTALNHGLLLDDFGVWVMLCLAIVYLLASVYAIGYMRWMHGELARLHRFYSLFAAFALTMFLAPVQNNPGLYWIAIDLTTIVSAFLVGFQRAPESIEAAWKYIVIVSAGLGLALLGTVLFYWAGTFILGPEYDMTWANLAGIAPKAEPVLLLLSFLLVLVGFGTKVGLAPMHTWLPDAHSEGPAPVSAMLSGALLNCAMLGIVRYLHILQHTRIEAAARTALVVLGAFSLLVAALFISHQTVIKRLAAYSSVEHMGVVALGFGFGGPLGVIGALYHMLNHSLTKSLVFFGAGNMMHAYESKEIANIRRVLHFFPRSGAIWLAGAVAITGAPPFGLFLSELTILRGGMVSTNPWAVWWMAVLLIVIFIGFLNHFRAMYFGSRPKHAPHLKLRFVHVAPMAVALVAILLLGLWWLPPIWNHLASIATQLGGV; translated from the coding sequence GTGATCTGGAATGTCTTGTATGCCATCTGGGCCGTCACTGCGCTGGCGGCGGTGGGCAGTTGGGTGTCACGGCACTCGCGGCTGGCCGAGGCTCTGAATCTCGCCGCGGCGATCATCGACCTCATCCTGGTGATCGTGCTGCTCATCGCCACGCCCGACACGGCGGTCACCGCGCTGAACCATGGCCTGCTGCTCGACGATTTCGGCGTGTGGGTGATGCTGTGCCTGGCCATCGTCTATCTGCTGGCCAGCGTCTACGCCATTGGCTACATGCGCTGGATGCATGGGGAGCTGGCGCGGCTGCACCGCTTCTACAGCCTGTTCGCCGCGTTCGCGCTCACCATGTTCCTGGCACCGGTGCAGAACAACCCCGGGCTGTACTGGATCGCCATTGACCTCACCACCATCGTCAGCGCGTTTCTGGTGGGCTTTCAGCGCGCGCCGGAAAGCATCGAAGCGGCGTGGAAGTACATCGTCATCGTCTCCGCAGGTCTTGGTCTGGCGCTGCTGGGCACGGTGCTGTTTTACTGGGCCGGCACGTTCATCCTCGGCCCGGAGTACGACATGACTTGGGCCAACCTCGCCGGCATCGCCCCCAAGGCCGAGCCGGTGTTGCTGCTGCTCTCCTTCCTGCTGGTCTTGGTGGGCTTCGGCACCAAGGTCGGCCTGGCGCCGATGCACACCTGGCTGCCGGATGCGCACAGCGAGGGCCCGGCGCCGGTGTCGGCCATGCTGTCGGGCGCGCTGCTCAACTGCGCCATGCTGGGCATCGTGCGCTATTTGCACATCCTGCAGCACACCCGCATCGAGGCCGCGGCGCGCACCGCACTCGTGGTGCTGGGCGCGTTCAGCCTGCTGGTGGCAGCGCTGTTCATCAGCCACCAGACCGTCATCAAGCGCCTCGCCGCCTATTCCAGCGTGGAGCACATGGGCGTGGTCGCGCTGGGCTTCGGTTTCGGCGGGCCGCTGGGGGTGATCGGCGCGCTGTATCACATGCTCAATCACTCGCTCACCAAGTCGCTGGTGTTCTTCGGCGCGGGCAACATGATGCACGCTTACGAGAGCAAGGAGATTGCCAATATCCGCCGTGTGCTGCACTTTTTTCCTCGCTCGGGCGCCATCTGGCTGGCCGGTGCCGTGGCTATTACCGGGGCGCCGCCGTTCGGCCTTTTTCTCTCGGAACTCACCATCCTGCGCGGCGGCATGGTGAGTACAAATCCGTGGGCGGTATGGTGGATGGCCGTGCTGCTCATCGTCATTTTCATCGGCTTTCTCAACCACTTCCGCGCCATGTATTTTGGCTCGCGTCCGAAGCATGCGCCGCATCTGAAATTGCGCTTCGTGCATGTCGCGCCGATGGCCGTGGCACTGGTCGCCATCCTGCTGCTCGGACTGTGGTGGCTGCCGCCGATCTGGAACCATCTGGCCAGCATCGCCACGCAACTGGGAGGGGTGTGA
- a CDS encoding hydrogenase, translated as MLIFHLGGVQASIFSLLIIIALILAFVMLGSHWIKNHILAFAAESWVIAALSLAVGITGHYPELIFIAALTALFRGTLLPYLLVRIVNDLGQNREFTPLLQPASSIVLGGFLVLFSYAVAEKLGARMNLVDNIAVLALTAMFALKLIGFLMLVLRAEAVSSILGLLVIENGIFLGSQILVPGMPLLLEMVILFDLLIIVSTFGMLIRFLHKAVGTTSSRELTRLVG; from the coding sequence ATGTTGATCTTCCACCTCGGCGGCGTGCAGGCATCCATCTTCAGCCTGCTGATCATCATCGCGCTCATCCTGGCCTTCGTCATGCTGGGCTCGCACTGGATCAAGAACCACATCCTGGCCTTCGCCGCCGAGTCATGGGTGATTGCGGCGCTGTCGCTGGCCGTCGGCATCACCGGGCATTACCCGGAGCTGATTTTCATCGCCGCGCTGACCGCGCTGTTTCGCGGCACCCTGCTGCCGTACCTGCTGGTGCGCATCGTCAACGACCTGGGGCAGAACCGGGAATTCACGCCCTTGTTGCAACCGGCGTCGAGCATCGTGCTCGGCGGTTTTCTGGTGCTGTTTTCCTATGCGGTGGCGGAGAAGCTGGGGGCGCGCATGAACCTGGTGGACAACATCGCCGTGCTGGCGCTGACCGCCATGTTCGCGCTCAAGCTCATCGGCTTTCTGATGCTGGTGCTGCGCGCGGAGGCGGTGAGTTCCATCCTCGGCCTGCTGGTGATCGAGAACGGCATTTTTCTCGGCTCGCAAATCCTGGTGCCGGGCATGCCGCTGTTGCTGGAAATGGTGATCCTCTTCGACCTGCTGATCATCGTCTCCACCTTCGGCATGCTGATCCGCTTCCTGCACAAGGCAGTGGGCACGACCAGCAGCCGCGAACTCACGCGCTTGGTGGGGTGA